From a single Apium graveolens cultivar Ventura chromosome 2, ASM990537v1, whole genome shotgun sequence genomic region:
- the LOC141706545 gene encoding uncharacterized protein LOC141706545 isoform X2, translated as MMNRYRKLKEKEKKKKLQREVEVEASEQPMRSVLNRSRTWSENRNPRELDAAERRNRMAEKVYRIRLPKDSESPEADSDNKEEEDWAKLLKFRRKRKSPEVTQEMLDRLEETKKRNDFRLPPTIEDLVREGMTKGKRHIYTTNPEYDDDRLKQQLERTMEHYVRPTDYYRAKERFCILEEREYQRDVAASGGFDVGFYPFLKSGFFSGQIARHYCPPVFNLGPEGVANLYHLASIAIQSYNSSMGTQYCLTNVIKAMRRAAQGLCYYITFEASIQDGFGNIFPLTFEARLFQWIPIGSGKIDIDFVRPKMVAGAGPSGFTQVPQYACCPSTIIPNSFPAVILQY; from the exons atgATGAATCGGTATCGGAAATTGAAGGAGaaggaaaagaagaagaagctgcAGCGGGAGGTGGAGGTGGAGGCTTCGGAACAGCCGATGCGGTCGGTATTGAATCGGAGTCGTACATGGAGTGAGAATCGGAATCCGAGAGAGCTCGATGCTGCGGAGCGGAGAAACCGGATGGCGGAGAAAGTATATCGGATTCGGTTACCTAAGGATTCAGAAAGCCCAGAGGCGGATTCTGATaacaaagaagaagaagattggGCGAAACTATTGAAGTTTCGGCGGAAGAGGAAGTCGCCGGAGGTGACTCAGGAAATGTTAGACCGTCTGGAAGAGACGAAGAAGAGGAACGACTTTAGATTACCTCCTACTATTGAAGATCTGGTGAGGGAAGGAATGACCAAAGGGAAGAGGCATATTTACACCACTAATCCTGAATATGATGATGATAGGCTCAAACAACAGCTTGAACGGACAATGGAACACTATGTTCGCCCTACTGATTATTATAGGGCCAAAGAAAGATTTTGTATTTTAGAAGAAAGGGAATACCAAAGAGATGTCGCTGCTAGTGGT gGTTTTGATGTGGGATTCTATCCTTTTCTGAAGTCGGGCTTTTTTTCTGGTCAAATTGCTAGACACTACTGCCCCCCGGTTTTCAACCTCGGGCCTGAGGGGGTTGCTAATTTGTATCATCTCGCCAGTATAGCAATTCAATCCTACAATTCTTCAATG GGAACACAATATTGTCTTACCAATGTCATCAAGGCAATGAGAAGGGCTGCTCAGGGCTTGTGTTACTACATCACTTTCGAAGCATCAATACAAGATGGCTTTGGTAATATATTTCCCTTGACATTTGAGGCCCGACTGTTTCAGTGGATCCCTATCGGATCTGGAAAAATAGATATCGACTTTGTCAGACCCAAGATGGTAGCAGGAGCAGGACCTTCAGGCTTCACACAGGTGCCTCAATATGCATGCTGCCCCAGCACCATCATTCCTAACAGTTTTCCAG CCGTTATTTTACAGTACTAA
- the LOC141705247 gene encoding syntaxin-related protein KNOLLE-like isoform X2 has translation MNDIMTKSWRSYVDLNKEAIKDLEAGLDSDIEMYNMDQGLATFLAKAEIVTTEMNSVRDLMNQLQQSSEESKSLLKPLALKAIQNKTNSNVVLVLKMSRSIKAQLEEMDRSNVANRRLSGCKEGTAVDRTRSAVTNGLRKKLKELMMEFRLLRQRMMTEYEDTVGKKYYTMTGEYPDDDVIEKIISDYNAGDEVLVKAIQEHGRGKVLETVAEIQDRHDAAKQMEKSFLELHQVFLEMALLVEAQGEQMDDIEHHVMDAAQYVSDGSKKLETAKRYQKGSRKCVCIGLVLFLILVLVIVIPIAISFSKS, from the exons ATGAATGATATAATGACAAAATCATGGAGGAGCTATGTAGATTTAAATAAAGAAGCTATAAAAGATCTTGAAGCCGGTCTGGATTCTGATATCGAAATGTACAATATGGATCAAGGCCTCGCAACATTTTTAGCAAAAGCAGAGATTGTCACTACAGAGATGAATTCAGTTAGGGACTTAATGAATCAACTTCAGCAATCCAGTGAAGAGAGCAAGTCTCTTCTGAAGCCCCTAGCTCTGAAAGCTATACAAAACAAGACGAATTCTAATGTTGTGTTGGTGCTTAAAATGTCCAGATCAATTAAGGCACAGTTGGAAGAAATGGACAGGTCCAATGTTGCCAACCGGAGACTTTCTGGTTGTAAAGAGGGCACTGCTGTGGACCGAACTCGATCTGCTGTTACAAACGGCCTGAGGAAGAAGCTTAAGGAGCTGATGATGGAATTTCGGTTGTTGAGGCAGAGGATGATGACAGAGTATGAAGATACTGTGGGAAAAAAGTACTATACAATGACTGGTGAGTACCCAGATGACGATGTGATCGAGAAAATTATTTCTGATTATAATGCTGGTGACGAGGTTTTGGTTAAAGCCATTCAG GAACATGGGAGGGGGAAAGTGCTGGAGACAGTAGCTGAGATACAGGATAGGCATGATGCAGCCAAACAGATGGAGAAGAGCTTTTTGGAGCTGCACCAGGTGTTCTTAGAAATGGCACTGCTGGTTGAAGCACAAGGGGAGCAAATGGATGACATTGAGCACCATGTGATGGATGCAGCACAATATGTTAGTGATGGATCCAAGAAACTCGAGACTGCCAAGAGGTACCAGAAGGGCAGCAGGAAGTGTGTGTGCATTGGACTTGTACTGTTTTTGATTCTCGTTCTTGTGATCGTGATCCCAATTGCAATCAGCTTTAGTAAGTCCTAG
- the LOC141706545 gene encoding uncharacterized protein LOC141706545 isoform X4 — MMNRYRKLKEKEKKKKLQREVEVEASEQPMRSVLNRSRTWSENRNPRELDAAERRNRMAEKVYRIRLPKDSESPEADSDNKEEEDWAKLLKFRRKRKSPEVTQEMLDRLEETKKRNDFRLPPTIEDLVREGMTKGKRHIYTTNPEYDDDRLKQQLERTMEHYVRPTDYYRAKERFCILEEREYQRDVAASGGFDVGFYPFLKSGFFSGQIARHYCPPVFNLGPEGVANLYHLASIAIQSYNSSMGTQYCLTNVIKAMRRAAQGLCYYITFEASIQDGFGNIFPLTFEARLFQWIPIGSGKIDIDFVRPKMVAGAGPSGFTQVPQYACCPSTIIPNSFPGQW; from the exons atgATGAATCGGTATCGGAAATTGAAGGAGaaggaaaagaagaagaagctgcAGCGGGAGGTGGAGGTGGAGGCTTCGGAACAGCCGATGCGGTCGGTATTGAATCGGAGTCGTACATGGAGTGAGAATCGGAATCCGAGAGAGCTCGATGCTGCGGAGCGGAGAAACCGGATGGCGGAGAAAGTATATCGGATTCGGTTACCTAAGGATTCAGAAAGCCCAGAGGCGGATTCTGATaacaaagaagaagaagattggGCGAAACTATTGAAGTTTCGGCGGAAGAGGAAGTCGCCGGAGGTGACTCAGGAAATGTTAGACCGTCTGGAAGAGACGAAGAAGAGGAACGACTTTAGATTACCTCCTACTATTGAAGATCTGGTGAGGGAAGGAATGACCAAAGGGAAGAGGCATATTTACACCACTAATCCTGAATATGATGATGATAGGCTCAAACAACAGCTTGAACGGACAATGGAACACTATGTTCGCCCTACTGATTATTATAGGGCCAAAGAAAGATTTTGTATTTTAGAAGAAAGGGAATACCAAAGAGATGTCGCTGCTAGTGGT gGTTTTGATGTGGGATTCTATCCTTTTCTGAAGTCGGGCTTTTTTTCTGGTCAAATTGCTAGACACTACTGCCCCCCGGTTTTCAACCTCGGGCCTGAGGGGGTTGCTAATTTGTATCATCTCGCCAGTATAGCAATTCAATCCTACAATTCTTCAATG GGAACACAATATTGTCTTACCAATGTCATCAAGGCAATGAGAAGGGCTGCTCAGGGCTTGTGTTACTACATCACTTTCGAAGCATCAATACAAGATGGCTTTGGTAATATATTTCCCTTGACATTTGAGGCCCGACTGTTTCAGTGGATCCCTATCGGATCTGGAAAAATAGATATCGACTTTGTCAGACCCAAGATGGTAGCAGGAGCAGGACCTTCAGGCTTCACACAGGTGCCTCAATATGCATGCTGCCCCAGCACCATCATTCCTAACAGTTTTCCAG GGCAGTGGTAA
- the LOC141706545 gene encoding uncharacterized protein LOC141706545 isoform X1: MMNRYRKLKEKEKKKKLQREVEVEASEQPMRSVLNRSRTWSENRNPRELDAAERRNRMAEKVYRIRLPKDSESPEADSDNKEEEDWAKLLKFRRKRKSPEVTQEMLDRLEETKKRNDFRLPPTIEDLVREGMTKGKRHIYTTNPEYDDDRLKQQLERTMEHYVRPTDYYRAKERFCILEEREYQRDVAASGGFDVGFYPFLKSGFFSGQIARHYCPPVFNLGPEGVANLYHLASIAIQSYNSSMGTQYCLTNVIKAMRRAAQGLCYYITFEASIQDGFGNIFPLTFEARLFQWIPIGSGKIDIDFVRPKMVAGAGPSGFTQVPQYACCPSTIIPNSFPDLEMFKCAYSVSYE, translated from the exons atgATGAATCGGTATCGGAAATTGAAGGAGaaggaaaagaagaagaagctgcAGCGGGAGGTGGAGGTGGAGGCTTCGGAACAGCCGATGCGGTCGGTATTGAATCGGAGTCGTACATGGAGTGAGAATCGGAATCCGAGAGAGCTCGATGCTGCGGAGCGGAGAAACCGGATGGCGGAGAAAGTATATCGGATTCGGTTACCTAAGGATTCAGAAAGCCCAGAGGCGGATTCTGATaacaaagaagaagaagattggGCGAAACTATTGAAGTTTCGGCGGAAGAGGAAGTCGCCGGAGGTGACTCAGGAAATGTTAGACCGTCTGGAAGAGACGAAGAAGAGGAACGACTTTAGATTACCTCCTACTATTGAAGATCTGGTGAGGGAAGGAATGACCAAAGGGAAGAGGCATATTTACACCACTAATCCTGAATATGATGATGATAGGCTCAAACAACAGCTTGAACGGACAATGGAACACTATGTTCGCCCTACTGATTATTATAGGGCCAAAGAAAGATTTTGTATTTTAGAAGAAAGGGAATACCAAAGAGATGTCGCTGCTAGTGGT gGTTTTGATGTGGGATTCTATCCTTTTCTGAAGTCGGGCTTTTTTTCTGGTCAAATTGCTAGACACTACTGCCCCCCGGTTTTCAACCTCGGGCCTGAGGGGGTTGCTAATTTGTATCATCTCGCCAGTATAGCAATTCAATCCTACAATTCTTCAATG GGAACACAATATTGTCTTACCAATGTCATCAAGGCAATGAGAAGGGCTGCTCAGGGCTTGTGTTACTACATCACTTTCGAAGCATCAATACAAGATGGCTTTGGTAATATATTTCCCTTGACATTTGAGGCCCGACTGTTTCAGTGGATCCCTATCGGATCTGGAAAAATAGATATCGACTTTGTCAGACCCAAGATGGTAGCAGGAGCAGGACCTTCAGGCTTCACACAGGTGCCTCAATATGCATGCTGCCCCAGCACCATCATTCCTAACAGTTTTCCAG ATTTGGAAATGTTCAAGTGTGCCTATTCGGTCTCATATGAATAA
- the LOC141706545 gene encoding uncharacterized protein LOC141706545 isoform X3, with protein sequence MMNRYRKLKEKEKKKKLQREVEVEASEQPMRSVLNRSRTWSENRNPRELDAAERRNRMAEKVYRIRLPKDSESPEADSDNKEEEDWAKLLKFRRKRKSPEVTQEMLDRLEETKKRNDFRLPPTIEDLVREGMTKGKRHIYTTNPEYDDDRLKQQLERTMEHYVRPTDYYRAKERFCILEEREYQRDVAASGGFDVGFYPFLKSGFFSGQIARHYCPPVFNLGPEGVANLYHLASIAIQSYNSSMGTQYCLTNVIKAMRRAAQGLCYYITFEASIQDGFGNIFPLTFEARLFQWIPIGSGKIDIDFVRPKMVAGAGPSGFTQVPQYACCPSTIIPNSFPVLKA encoded by the exons atgATGAATCGGTATCGGAAATTGAAGGAGaaggaaaagaagaagaagctgcAGCGGGAGGTGGAGGTGGAGGCTTCGGAACAGCCGATGCGGTCGGTATTGAATCGGAGTCGTACATGGAGTGAGAATCGGAATCCGAGAGAGCTCGATGCTGCGGAGCGGAGAAACCGGATGGCGGAGAAAGTATATCGGATTCGGTTACCTAAGGATTCAGAAAGCCCAGAGGCGGATTCTGATaacaaagaagaagaagattggGCGAAACTATTGAAGTTTCGGCGGAAGAGGAAGTCGCCGGAGGTGACTCAGGAAATGTTAGACCGTCTGGAAGAGACGAAGAAGAGGAACGACTTTAGATTACCTCCTACTATTGAAGATCTGGTGAGGGAAGGAATGACCAAAGGGAAGAGGCATATTTACACCACTAATCCTGAATATGATGATGATAGGCTCAAACAACAGCTTGAACGGACAATGGAACACTATGTTCGCCCTACTGATTATTATAGGGCCAAAGAAAGATTTTGTATTTTAGAAGAAAGGGAATACCAAAGAGATGTCGCTGCTAGTGGT gGTTTTGATGTGGGATTCTATCCTTTTCTGAAGTCGGGCTTTTTTTCTGGTCAAATTGCTAGACACTACTGCCCCCCGGTTTTCAACCTCGGGCCTGAGGGGGTTGCTAATTTGTATCATCTCGCCAGTATAGCAATTCAATCCTACAATTCTTCAATG GGAACACAATATTGTCTTACCAATGTCATCAAGGCAATGAGAAGGGCTGCTCAGGGCTTGTGTTACTACATCACTTTCGAAGCATCAATACAAGATGGCTTTGGTAATATATTTCCCTTGACATTTGAGGCCCGACTGTTTCAGTGGATCCCTATCGGATCTGGAAAAATAGATATCGACTTTGTCAGACCCAAGATGGTAGCAGGAGCAGGACCTTCAGGCTTCACACAGGTGCCTCAATATGCATGCTGCCCCAGCACCATCATTCCTAACAGTTTTCCAG TACTAAAAGCATAA
- the LOC141705247 gene encoding syntaxin-related protein KNOLLE-like isoform X1: protein MPLISLMCMKVAIHLPLNCNACDCEFSGLDLVVKMNDIMTKSWRSYVDLNKEAIKDLEAGLDSDIEMYNMDQGLATFLAKAEIVTTEMNSVRDLMNQLQQSSEESKSLLKPLALKAIQNKTNSNVVLVLKMSRSIKAQLEEMDRSNVANRRLSGCKEGTAVDRTRSAVTNGLRKKLKELMMEFRLLRQRMMTEYEDTVGKKYYTMTGEYPDDDVIEKIISDYNAGDEVLVKAIQEHGRGKVLETVAEIQDRHDAAKQMEKSFLELHQVFLEMALLVEAQGEQMDDIEHHVMDAAQYVSDGSKKLETAKRYQKGSRKCVCIGLVLFLILVLVIVIPIAISFSKS from the exons ATGCCTTTGATAAGTTTGATGTGCATGAAGGTGGCAATTCACTTACCACTGAATTGTAATGCTTGCGATTGTGAATTTTCAGGGCTAGATTTGGTGGTCAAGATGAATGATATAATGACAAAATCATGGAGGAGCTATGTAGATTTAAATAAAGAAGCTATAAAAGATCTTGAAGCCGGTCTGGATTCTGATATCGAAATGTACAATATGGATCAAGGCCTCGCAACATTTTTAGCAAAAGCAGAGATTGTCACTACAGAGATGAATTCAGTTAGGGACTTAATGAATCAACTTCAGCAATCCAGTGAAGAGAGCAAGTCTCTTCTGAAGCCCCTAGCTCTGAAAGCTATACAAAACAAGACGAATTCTAATGTTGTGTTGGTGCTTAAAATGTCCAGATCAATTAAGGCACAGTTGGAAGAAATGGACAGGTCCAATGTTGCCAACCGGAGACTTTCTGGTTGTAAAGAGGGCACTGCTGTGGACCGAACTCGATCTGCTGTTACAAACGGCCTGAGGAAGAAGCTTAAGGAGCTGATGATGGAATTTCGGTTGTTGAGGCAGAGGATGATGACAGAGTATGAAGATACTGTGGGAAAAAAGTACTATACAATGACTGGTGAGTACCCAGATGACGATGTGATCGAGAAAATTATTTCTGATTATAATGCTGGTGACGAGGTTTTGGTTAAAGCCATTCAG GAACATGGGAGGGGGAAAGTGCTGGAGACAGTAGCTGAGATACAGGATAGGCATGATGCAGCCAAACAGATGGAGAAGAGCTTTTTGGAGCTGCACCAGGTGTTCTTAGAAATGGCACTGCTGGTTGAAGCACAAGGGGAGCAAATGGATGACATTGAGCACCATGTGATGGATGCAGCACAATATGTTAGTGATGGATCCAAGAAACTCGAGACTGCCAAGAGGTACCAGAAGGGCAGCAGGAAGTGTGTGTGCATTGGACTTGTACTGTTTTTGATTCTCGTTCTTGTGATCGTGATCCCAATTGCAATCAGCTTTAGTAAGTCCTAG
- the LOC141706544 gene encoding BES1/BZR1 homolog protein 4-like isoform X2: MASGGGGAASRLPTWRERENNKRRERRRRAIAAKIFSGLRMYGNYNLPKHCDNNEVLRALCNQAGWIVEPDGTTYRKGCKPVEHLEAMGGSAAVSPCSSYNLSPCASYNPSPGSSSFPSPASSSYAANANVDGNSLIPWLKNLSSSSSSASSSKLQHQHMQTGSISAPVTSPLNSPSRTPRFRTDSGWNAPYYSAVPFSTPPSPGYQIFPNPEWFKGLRIPQSGPCSPTFSLVSPNPFGFMEEAQAAGGSCMWTPGQSGTCSPALAANTDQNADVQMDEPVSDEFAFGSNTKKQVKPWEGERIHEAFVSDDLELTLGTSQTR; encoded by the exons ATGGCAAGTGGTGGAGGAGGAGCTGCAAGTAGGCTGCCAACATGGAGGGAGAGAGAGAACAACAAGAGGAGAGAGAGGAGAAGAAGAGCTATTGCGGCGAAGATATTCTCTGGACTTAGAATGTATGGGAACTACAATCTCCCCAAGCATTGCGATAATAATGAAGTTCTTAGAGCTCTTTGTAACCAGGCTGGTTGGATTGTTGAGCCTGATGGTACCACCTATCGTAAG GGATGCAAGCCTGTGGAACATCTGGAGGCTATGGGAGGATCTGCAGCAGTGAGTCCTTGCTCATCTTATAACTTAAGTCCCTGTGCTTCCTACAACCCCAGTCCAGGGTCCTCTTCCTTCCCTAGCCCAGCTTCATCCTCTTATGCTGCTAATGCGAATGTAGATGGCAATTCCCTCATCCCTTGGCTTAAAAATTtatcatcttcatcctcatcagcCTCTTCCTCCAAGCTTCAGCATCAACATATGCAAACTGGCTCCATCAGTGCTCCAGTCACTTCACCTTTGAACTCCCCATCTCGAACCCCTCGATTTAGAACTGACTCTGGCTGGAATGCACCATATTACTCTGCAGTCCCCTTTTCCACTCCACCAAGCCCTGGCTATCAGATCTTTCCAAATCCAGAATGGTTCAAAGGCCTTCGAATTCCACAAAGCGGCCCATGTTCTCCAACATTCAGTCTTGTCTCTCCAAATCCATTTGGCTTCATGGAGGAGGCTCAAGCAGCTGGTGGCTCTTGCATGTGGACTCCTGGACAGAGTGGGACATGCTCTCCAGCCTTGGCAGCAAATACTGACCAGAATGCCGATGTGCAAATGGACGAACCCGTATCAGATGAATTTGCATTTGGAAGCAACACAAAGAAGCAAGTGAAGCCATGGGAAGGTGAAAGGATTCATGAAGCATTCGTCTCTGACGATCTCGAGCTCACTCTTGGAACCTCACAGACCAGGTAG
- the LOC141706548 gene encoding uncharacterized protein LOC141706548, producing the protein MSAERLFEPWEEVQRHGLDLADRLTQGFTGLIQSHISPPSFSWPNPQPPKLFDVEFPSYNFVNKDFQFASDYHSGINGVLAVFDIGNRLGQAGADFGASLNGVVQQFFRFLPFPFKRNDDVAFGMSRSDVSSGRQDVSVKMQVQEDLGSLAKQFQDLGFVEMDEKSDESLDEENGGRNVKKSENFGRPAEGILNITSTYDSRRQGLESSLVARGDLWRVEASQGNSTSGNGDSSVFLLQLGPVLFVRDSTLLLPIHLSKQHMLWYGYDNKHGMHSICPAVWSKQRRWLVMSMICLNPLACSFMDLQFPNGQLTYVSGEGVSTSAYLPFCGGLLQAQGRYPGEMTFSYSRKNKWGTCITPTAQWPDKSFSLNLAQSLAWKRSGLIMRPTVQFSLSPTIGGSNPGLRAELIHSLKEEVSVICGCAFVTHPSAFASISLGRSKWNGNVGTTGIVLRTEVPLGSVGQPSFSIQLNSGIEF; encoded by the exons ATGTCAGCAGAGAGATTATTTGAGCCCTGGGAGGAAGTTCAACGCCATGGATTGGATCTTGCAGACCGGCTTACGCAAGGATTTACTGGTTTGATTCAATCTCATATTAGTCCTCCATCATTTTCTTGGCCTAATCCTCAACCCCCTAAACTATTTGATGTTGAATTCCCTAGTTATAATTTTGTGAATAAGGATTTTCAGTTTGCGAGTGATTATCATTCGGGGATTAATGGGGTTTTAGCTGTGTTTGATATTGGTAATAGATTAGGTCAAGCTGGGGCTGATTTCGGGGCCTCGTTGAATGGTGTGGTTCAGCAGTTTTTTAGGTTCTTGCCATTTCCGTTTAAGAGGAATGATGATGTTGCGTTTGGTATGTCACGTTCGGATGTGAGTAGTGGGAGACAGGATGTGAGTGTTAAGATGCAAGTTCAGGAGGATTTAGGATCCTTGGCTAAGCAATTTCAAGATCTTGGATTTGTTGAAATGGATGAGAAGTCAGATGAGTCCCTGGATGAGGAGAATGGAGGGAGAAATGTGAAGAAATCTGAAAATTTTGGACGGCCAGCCGAG GGAATCCTGAATATTACATCAACATATGATAGTAGACGACAAGGCCTGGAAAGTTCTTTGGTTGCAAGAGGAGATTTGTGGAGAGTAGAAGCATCACAAGGCAATTCCACTTCAGGAAATGGGGATTCCTCTGTCTTCCTTCTTCAGCTTGGACCAGTGCTTTTTGTTCGTGATTCTACTCTTCTTTTGCCAATTCATTTGTCGAAACAACATATGCTTTGGTATGGATATGATAACAAG CATGGAATGCATTCTATATGTCCAGCTGTGTGGTCGAAGCAGCGGAGGTGGCTGGTGATGTCCATGATTTGTCTCAATCCATTAGCCTGT TCATTCATGGATTTGCAGTTCCCGAACGGTCAGCTCACATATGTATCTGGTGAAGGCGTATCAACCAGTGCATATCTACCTTTTTGTGGGGGTCTGCTTCAAGCTCAGGGTCGATATCCAGGAGAAATGACATTCAGTTACTCGCGCAAG AATAAATGGGGGACATGCATAACACCGACAGCACAGTGGCCTGACAAATCGTTCTCTTTGAATCTTGCACAATCTTTAGCTTGGAAGAGATCTGGTCTTATAATGAGGCCAACAGTTCAGTTCAG TTTATCCCCCACAATTGGTGGAAGTAATCCTGGGCTGCGGGCAGAACTTATACATTCTTTGAAGGAGGAAGTGAGTGTTATCTGCGGTTGCGCTTTCGTGACGCATCCTTCTGCATTTGCATCAATTTCT CTTGGCAGGTCTAAGTGGAATGGGAATGTTGGGACAACAGGCATAGTTTTGAGAACTGAAGTTCCTCTTGGTAGTGTCGGTCAACCTTCATTCTCGATTCAGTTGAATAGTGGAATAGAATTTTGA
- the LOC141706544 gene encoding BES1/BZR1 homolog protein 4-like isoform X1, translating to MASGGGGAASRLPTWRERENNKRRERRRRAIAAKIFSGLRMYGNYNLPKHCDNNEVLRALCNQAGWIVEPDGTTYRKGCKPVEHLEAMGGSAAVSPCSSYNLSPCASYNPSPGSSSFPSPASSSYAANANVDGNSLIPWLKNLSSSSSSASSSKLQHQHMQTGSISAPVTSPLNSPSRTPRFRTDSGWNAPYYSAVPFSTPPSPGYQIFPNPEWFKGLRIPQSGPCSPTFSLVSPNPFGFMEEAQAAGGSCMWTPGQSGTCSPALAANTDQNADVQMDEPVSDEFAFGSNTKKQVKPWEGERIHEAFVSDDLELTLGTSQTR from the exons ATGGCAAGTGGTGGAGGAGGAGCTGCAAGTAGGCTGCCAACATGGAGGGAGAGAGAGAACAACAAGAGGAGAGAGAGGAGAAGAAGAGCTATTGCGGCGAAGATATTCTCTGGACTTAGAATGTATGGGAACTACAATCTCCCCAAGCATTGCGATAATAATGAAGTTCTTAGAGCTCTTTGTAACCAGGCTGGTTGGATTGTTGAGCCTGATGGTACCACCTATCGTAAG GGATGCAAGCCTGTGGAACATCTGGAGGCTATGGGAGGATCTGCAGCAGTGAGTCCTTGCTCATCTTATAACTTAAGTCCCTGTGCTTCCTACAACCCCAGTCCAGGGTCCTCTTCCTTCCCTAGCCCAGCTTCATCCTCTTATGCTGCTAATGCGAATGTAGATGGCAATTCCCTCATCCCTTGGCTTAAAAATTtatcatcttcatcctcatcagcCTCTTCCTCCAAGCTTCAGCATCAACATATGCAAACTGGCTCCATCAGTGCTCCAGTCACTTCACCTTTGAACTCCCCATCTCGAACCCCTCGATTTAGAACTGACTCTGGCTGGAATGCACCATATTACTCTGCAGTCCCCTTTTCCACTCCACCAAGCCCTGGCTATCAGATCTTTCCAAATCCAGAATGGTTCAAAGGCCTTCGAATTCCACAAAGCGGCCCATGTTCTCCAACATTCAGTCTTGTCTCTCCAAATCCATTTGGCTTCATGGAGGAGGCTCAAGCAGCTGGTGGCTCTTGCATGTGGACTCCTGGACAGAGTGGGACATGCTCTCCAGCCTTGGCAGCAAATACTGACCAGAATGCCGATGTGCAAATGGACGAACCCGTATCAGATGAATTTGCATTTGGAAGCAACACAAAGAAGCAAGTGAAGCCATGGGAAGGTGAAAGGATTCATGAAGCATTCGTCTCTGACGATCTCGAGCTCACTCTTGGAACCTCACAGACCAG ATAA